A window from Kribbella jejuensis encodes these proteins:
- a CDS encoding lysophospholipid acyltransferase family protein — MTAELTRHEDLPRTDDLPPLPYRLALPMRYIARPYFRHKYNLTIHHEDRFPRTGPLLMTPNHLSLLDAPLLGAMAPRMLHQLGKVEVFGGVQGKFLHRIGQIPVDRSSYDMLAVRKSIKVLRDGRVLNIYPEGTRGPGDFSRIRIGVAYLAMVTGAPILPVALMGTRLPAGSVEGHPPAGSRIDIVYGEPFSVDRVPFPRRHTDVQAVADHIGDVLRAHVKAAVEETGHPLPGWRDQKDPDD; from the coding sequence ATGACGGCAGAACTCACCAGGCACGAGGACCTGCCGCGCACCGACGACCTGCCGCCCCTGCCGTACCGCCTCGCGCTGCCGATGCGGTACATCGCCCGGCCGTACTTCCGGCACAAGTACAACCTGACCATCCACCACGAGGACCGGTTCCCGCGGACCGGTCCGTTGCTGATGACACCGAACCACCTGAGCCTGCTGGACGCCCCGCTGCTCGGCGCGATGGCGCCGCGGATGCTGCACCAGCTCGGCAAGGTCGAGGTGTTCGGCGGCGTACAGGGCAAGTTCCTGCACCGGATCGGCCAGATCCCGGTCGACCGGTCGTCGTACGACATGCTCGCGGTCCGGAAGTCGATCAAGGTACTGCGGGACGGACGGGTGCTGAACATCTACCCCGAGGGCACCCGCGGGCCGGGCGATTTCAGCCGGATCCGGATCGGGGTGGCCTACCTGGCGATGGTCACCGGCGCGCCGATCCTGCCGGTGGCGCTGATGGGAACCCGCTTGCCGGCCGGTAGTGTGGAGGGTCATCCACCGGCCGGGAGCCGGATCGACATCGTGTACGGCGAGCCGTTCTCCGTGGACCGCGTACCCTTTCCCAGGAGACATACCGACGTACAGGCGGTCGCCGACCACATCGGCGACGTGCTGCGCGCCCACGTGAAGGCGGCCGTCGAAGAAACCGGCCACCCACTTCCGGGCTGGCGAGACCAGAAGGACCCTGATGACTGA
- the der gene encoding ribosome biogenesis GTPase Der: protein MTDLPTELPTHDREDTGPLPVLAIVGRPNVGKSTLVNRIIGRREAVVEDTPGVTRDRVSYDANWAGREFTVVDTGGWDPDAVGMAALVAAQAEVAINAADAVLFVVDAVVGITDADEAVVRVLRKSGKPVVLAANKVDDQRIESEAMNLWSLGIGEPFPVSAMHGRGTGDMLDAVLAALPEAPAERDGEVGGPRRIAIVGKPNVGKSSLLNKVAKEDRVVVSDVAGTTVDPVDELITLSGKEYRFIDTAGIRRKVKNASGHEYYASLRTNAAIERAEVVVVVIDSSESITEQDLRIMNAVEEAGKALVIAYNKWDLMDDERRYYLEREIDRDLVQFRWAPRVNISALTGWHMDKLVPAIEAALEGWQTRVPTGQLNAFLGRLVAAHPHPVRSGKQPKILFGTQATTMPPTFAIFTSGQIEPSYQRFIERRLREDFGFVGSPVHVQIRPRQKNKKR, encoded by the coding sequence ATGACTGACCTGCCCACCGAACTACCGACGCACGACCGTGAGGACACCGGGCCGCTGCCCGTGCTCGCGATCGTCGGCCGGCCGAACGTGGGCAAGTCCACGCTGGTCAACCGGATCATCGGCCGCCGCGAGGCGGTCGTCGAGGACACCCCGGGCGTCACCCGCGACCGCGTCTCGTACGACGCCAACTGGGCCGGCCGCGAGTTCACCGTCGTCGACACCGGCGGCTGGGACCCGGACGCGGTCGGGATGGCCGCTCTGGTCGCGGCGCAGGCCGAGGTCGCGATCAACGCCGCCGACGCGGTGCTGTTCGTGGTCGATGCGGTGGTCGGCATCACCGACGCCGACGAGGCCGTCGTCCGGGTGCTGCGGAAGTCCGGCAAGCCCGTCGTACTGGCCGCCAACAAGGTCGACGACCAGCGGATCGAGTCCGAGGCGATGAACCTGTGGAGCCTTGGGATCGGCGAGCCGTTCCCGGTGTCCGCGATGCACGGGCGCGGCACCGGCGACATGCTGGACGCCGTACTCGCGGCCCTCCCGGAGGCGCCCGCGGAGCGCGACGGCGAGGTCGGGGGACCGCGCCGGATCGCGATCGTCGGCAAGCCGAACGTGGGCAAGTCGTCGCTGCTGAACAAGGTCGCCAAGGAGGACCGGGTCGTCGTCAGCGACGTCGCCGGGACGACGGTCGACCCGGTCGACGAGCTGATCACGCTGAGCGGCAAGGAGTACCGGTTCATCGACACCGCCGGGATCCGGCGCAAGGTCAAGAACGCCTCCGGCCACGAGTACTACGCGTCGCTGCGGACCAACGCCGCGATCGAGCGGGCCGAGGTCGTCGTGGTGGTGATCGACTCGTCCGAATCGATCACCGAGCAGGACCTGCGGATCATGAACGCGGTCGAGGAAGCCGGCAAGGCGCTGGTGATCGCGTACAACAAGTGGGACCTGATGGACGACGAGCGCCGCTACTACCTGGAGCGCGAGATCGACCGCGACCTGGTCCAGTTCCGCTGGGCCCCGCGGGTCAACATCAGCGCACTCACCGGCTGGCACATGGACAAGCTCGTCCCGGCCATCGAAGCCGCGCTGGAGGGCTGGCAGACCCGCGTCCCGACCGGCCAGCTGAACGCCTTCCTGGGCCGCCTGGTCGCCGCCCACCCGCACCCGGTCCGCTCCGGAAAGCAACCGAAGATCCTGTTCGGCACCCAGGCCACCACCATGCCGCCGACCTTCGCGATCTTCACCTCCGGCCAGATCGAACCCTCCTACCAACGCTTCATAGAACGCCGCCTCCGCGAAGACTTCGGCTTCGTCGGCAGCCCCGTCCACGTCCAGATCCGCCCCCGCCAAAAGAACAAGAAACGCTGA
- a CDS encoding group I intron-associated PD-(D/E)XK endonuclease codes for MSTPGDRRSWNDDQLRQAVESSPSWRAVARALGLKNTSTGPIRRHAARLELDTSHFTGQRRWSDQQLREAVAAASCWANVLASLRIVDTGEERVRIKGHAVRLGLDCSHLKSPLAQPTPTEVFDEPVRPEMLRYSATALAMAWFTLRGCAVALPIEPQEYDLLVTTSKGIQRVQVKSCASRNKRGYWEVGIGRRPYVLDKSASKMPYDPDTIDAFFILLGDGGIYVIPSSVLAGRVRISAESYTPYRVGDASSLLGGAPVETGAPRRVSAYAGEFVGPRFLRDPQGFAFDVYSGGEAV; via the coding sequence ATGAGTACACCTGGGGATCGACGGAGCTGGAACGACGACCAACTGCGGCAGGCGGTGGAGAGCAGCCCGTCGTGGCGTGCGGTCGCTCGCGCACTGGGGTTGAAGAACACCTCCACGGGACCGATCAGGCGGCACGCAGCGCGGCTCGAGCTGGACACGTCGCACTTCACAGGACAGCGTCGGTGGTCCGATCAGCAGTTGCGTGAAGCTGTGGCAGCGGCCAGTTGCTGGGCGAACGTGCTGGCCAGCCTGCGCATTGTCGATACCGGAGAAGAGCGGGTCAGGATCAAGGGCCACGCCGTCCGACTGGGCTTGGACTGCAGTCATCTGAAGTCGCCACTGGCCCAGCCGACGCCGACCGAGGTATTCGACGAGCCGGTTAGGCCCGAGATGCTTCGCTACTCGGCCACAGCGTTGGCGATGGCCTGGTTCACGTTGCGCGGATGTGCGGTTGCGCTGCCGATCGAACCACAGGAGTACGACCTGTTGGTGACGACGTCGAAGGGCATCCAACGAGTCCAGGTGAAGTCGTGCGCGTCTCGCAACAAGCGCGGCTATTGGGAAGTTGGCATCGGCCGACGTCCCTACGTTCTCGACAAGTCCGCGAGCAAGATGCCGTACGACCCCGACACGATCGACGCGTTCTTCATCCTTCTCGGCGATGGCGGAATCTACGTGATCCCCAGCTCGGTGTTGGCCGGCCGGGTCCGCATCTCGGCGGAGAGCTACACCCCGTACCGCGTGGGTGATGCGTCCAGCCTGCTCGGTGGGGCGCCGGTGGAGACCGGCGCCCCGCGGCGGGTGTCAGCGTACGCCGGTGAGTTCGTCGGTCCGAGGTTCCTCCGGGATCCTCAGGGTTTCGCCTTCGATGTCTACTCGGGGGGTGAGGCGGTCTAG